A genomic window from Solanum dulcamara chromosome 11, daSolDulc1.2, whole genome shotgun sequence includes:
- the LOC129873289 gene encoding general transcription and DNA repair factor IIH subunit TFB2 isoform X2: protein MVSKPDLTIPIVVFLNVEPPCYVTKLWLSCSGGVLPREPMPSNITVRLPSLEELEAYAVEQWECFLLHLISSSEAGKGTNISSSMMKIFQRGLLSQRDDREPPRLTESGFQFLLMDTNAQLWYIIREYITNAEERGVDSADLIAFLLELSFHVTGKAYNTNTITDLQRSIIKDLSDLGLVKLQQGRKESWFIPTKLATNLSISLADTTSRKQGFIVIETNFRLYAYSTSKLHCEILRLFARVEYQLPNLIVGAINKESLYKAFQNGITSEQIIYFLQQNAHPRVAERIPSVPENVTDQIRLWESDLNRVEMTPAHFYDEFPSKDVFEAACDFAREYGGLLWEDSKRMRLVVKADILTEMKDFLRRQKQ, encoded by the exons ATGGTATCAAAGCCCGACCTGACAATCCCTATTGTTGTGTTTCTCAATGTTGAGCCTCCGTGTTATGTTACCAAGCTCTGGTTGTCTTGTTCTGG TGGAGTCTTACCAAGGGAACCAATGCCTTCTAATATCACCGTGAGGCTTCCTAGCTTGGAGGAGTTAGAGGCTTATGCCGTTGAACAGTGGGAG TGCTTTCTACTGCACCTTATAAGCTCCAGTGAAGCTGGAAAGGGCACAAACATAAGCTCTTCGATGATGAAAATCTTCCAGCGTGGACTTTTAAGTCAGAG AGATGATAGAGAACCTCCAAGGTTGACTGAAAGTGGGTTCCAGTTCTTG CTAATGGACACAAATGCACAGCTTTGGTACATCATCAGGGAGTACATAACAAATGCTGAG GAGCGAGGTGTGGATTCGGCAGATCTTATTGCATTTCTTTTGGAGCTAAGCTTTCATGTTACTGGCAAG GCATACAACACAAACACAATAACTGATCTCCAGCGAAGTATAATTAAGGACCTTTCAGATTTGGGACTGGTTAAGCTGCAGCAG GGAAGGAAAGAGAGTTGGTTTATTCCCACCAAATTGGCGACCAACCTGTCAATTAGCTTAGCAGATACAACATCAAGGAAACAG GGATTTATTGTTATTGAAACAAACTTCAGACTGTATGCATATTCAACATCAAAATTGCACTGTGAGATCCTACGCCTTTTTGCAAG GGTGGAATACCAGCTTCCAAATCTCATTGTTGGTGCTATTAACAAAGAAAGTTTGTATAAAGCTTTTCAAAACGGCATTACTTCTGAGCAG ATAATTTATTTCCTTCAGCAGAATGCACATCCTAGGGTTGCAGAGAGGATACCATCTGTGCCGGAGAATGTTACTGATCAG ATTAGATTGTGGGAATCTGATCTGAATCGGGTTGAGATGACGCCAGCCCACTTCTACGATGAATTCCCTTCCAAA GATGTCTTTGAGGCTGCATGTGATTTTGCCAGAGAATATGGAGGATTACTGTGGGAGGATTCTAAGCGAATGCGTCTCGTAGTTAAAGCTGATATTTTGACTGAGATGAAGGACTTTCTTCGTCGTCAAAAGCAataa
- the LOC129874994 gene encoding tetraspanin-19-like yields MVKLVKSCLRLSLKITNITIGFMGIAMVLYGIWMIRVWQRDAANSPSSPDYAQFPWFIHAFLGIGIALCAITCLGHVAANSANSYCLSFYMFIIFVLLLAEIAITADVFLNSDWEKDLPEDPSGRFDDFKDFVNSNSDVCQWITLLCVLTQGCCILLATILRTLGQVKENNHEYEGEYAEPSAPLLRPPEMPSNPLYPYVFGEPHPIYKIV; encoded by the exons ATGGTAAAACTTGTAAAGAGCTGCCTGCGATTATCCCTCAAGATCACAAACATAACAATAGGATTTATGGGCATTGCTATGGTTCTTTATGGTATATGGATGATTAGAGTTTGGCAGCGCGATGCTGCCAACTCACCATCTTCCCCTGATTATGCTCAGTTTCCTTG GTTCATCCATGCATTTCTTGGTATTGGCATTGCTTTGTGTGCAATCACTTGCCTTGGTCATGTTGCTGCAAACTCTGCCAACTCCTATTGCCTCTCATTT TATATGTTCATCATATTTGTGCTTCTTTTAGCAGAGATTGCAATTACAGCTGATGTTTTCTTGAACTCTGACTGGGAAAAG GATTTACCAGAAGATCCATCAGGAAGGTTTGATGATTTCAAGGATTTTGTGAACTCGAATAGCGATGTCTGCCAATGGATTACCCTGCTTTGTGTTCTAACACAG GGGTGTTGTATTTTATTGGCTACAATTCTAAGAACTCTTGGGCAAGTTAAGGAAAATAATCATGAGTATGAAGGTGAATATGCAGAACCATCAGCTCCACTTCTTCGCCCTCCAGAAATGCCATCAAATCCACTGTATCCATATGTTTTTGGTGAACCACATCCTATCTACAAGATTGTTTGA
- the LOC129873919 gene encoding E3 ubiquitin-protein ligase AIRP2-like: MNRGGIGIGGPMRKSFKDSLKVLEADIQHANTLASDFPREYDGACLQMRMSYSPAAHLFLFLVQWTDCHLAGALGLLRILIYKVYVDGTTTMSVHERKASIREFYAVIYPSLLQLERGVTDSEDKKQKAVCQERYRRRDDEDYRQSSDSDIEREDECGICMEMNSKIVLPKCNHALCLKCYREWRSRSQSCPFCRDSLKRVNSGDLWVYMDNKDVVDMSTITRENLRRLFMFIDKLPLIVPDNVFDHYDTHIR, translated from the exons ATGAATAGGGGAGGAATTGGAATTGGAGGGCCAATGCGAAAGTCCTTTAAGGACTCTCTTAAAGTTCTTGAAGCTGATATTCAGCATGCTAATACTCT GGCCTCTGACTTTCCCAGAGAATATGATGGAGCTTGCCTACAGATGAGAATGTCCTACAGTCCAGCAGCGCACCTGTTCCTTTTCTTAGTGCAGTGGACTGATTGCCACCTTGCTGGTGCCCTTGGATTGTTGAGAATTCTTATTTACAAG GTTTATGTTGATGGCACCACAACCATGTCAGTTCATGAAAGGAAAGCAAGCATTAGGGAGTTCTATG CTGTTATTTATCCATCCTTACTTCAACTTGAAAGAGGTGTTACGGATTCAGAAGACAAAAAGCAAAAAGCAGTTTGCCAGGAGAGATACAGGAGAAGGGATGATGAGGATTACAGACAATCTTCTGATTCGGATATTGAAAGGGAAGACGAATGTGGAATCTGCATGGAAATGAACAGCAAAATTGTCCTTCCCAAATGCAATCACGCCCTTTGCTTGAAATGCTATCGTGAATG GCGTTCGAGGTCACAGTCATGTCCCTTCTGCCGCGATAGTCTTAAAAGGGTAAACTCCGGTGATCTGTGGGTATACATGGACAACAAAGATGTCGTGGACATGTCAACAATAACAAGGGAGAATCTGAGGAGGCTATTCATGTTTATAGATAAGTTACCCTTGATCGTGCCGGATAATGTTTTTGATCACTATGATACTCATATAAGGTAG